One Rhipicephalus microplus isolate Deutch F79 chromosome 4, USDA_Rmic, whole genome shotgun sequence genomic window carries:
- the LOC142813937 gene encoding uncharacterized protein LOC142813937, translating into MMSPYVRLLVQVLAWFFADAAAAYVIAGQHYQWTPMENAHQPSKELNHCASRSTPVASTMLCHVDFVDCAPPWSTMTSSSSPIASCPEHIKARAMVSTISGRGSNAVMMSPYVRLLVQVGDRKYGFRSNCTCLIVLPCPHTVLGCLNDCVSVVSLLLKLSGDVEENPGPEVEKMLEEILSNQTKLLAKVNEIQAKQTSTDASISDMHVRLQTIEKQLEGLGEIQSRLTMIESSVGRHDSELTALARQIDDLDNRSRRNNLLVRGVEEEEFEDEAVLLSKVNHDIFDKLLGSKCSSIERIHRLGKKIPGRSRPVILKVGDFRDKTKILKNCRNLKGTQFSISEDYSKRVVEIRKQLWISSADERAKGAKVKLIIDKLKVNNVLYGWNEVTNERFRYASPGITSSD; encoded by the coding sequence atgatgTCGCCTTACGTGCGTCTACTTGTGCAGGTTTTGGCGTGGTTCTTCGCGGACGCAGCAGCGGCCTATGTTATTGCTGGACAACACTATCAATGGACCCCGATGGAGAATGCGCACCAGCCCTCGAAGGAACTCAACCACTGCGCATCTAGATCAACGCCAGTGGCGTCAACGATGCTGTGCCACGTGGACTTCGTCGACTGCGCACCCCCGTGGAGCACGATGACGTCCTCCTCCTCCCCGATAGCAAGCTGCCCGGAGCATATAAAAGCAAGGGCCATGGTCTCGACCATCagtggacgcggcagcaacgccgtgatgatgtcgccttacgtgcgtctacttgtgcaggttggtgatcgAAAGTATGGTTTTCGTAGTAACTGTACCTGCCTGATTGTGCTGCCGTGTCCACACACTGTTCTTGGTTGCTTAAATGACTGTGTTTCAGTTGTAAGCCTGTTACTGAAGTTGTCCGGTGACGTAGAGGAAAATCCTGGGCCCGAGGTTGAAAAAATGCTGGAGGAAATATTAAGTAACCAGACTAAACTACTAGCAAAAGTTAATGAAATTCAGGCCAAGCAGACATCTACGGATGCCAGCATTTCCGACATGCATGTTAGGCTCCAGactattgaaaaacaacttgaaggGTTGGGTGAAATACAGAGCCGGCTTACAATGATAGAATCAAGTGTTGGTCGCCATGACAGTGAATTGACGGCTCTTGCCAGGCAGATCGATGACTTAGATAATCGTTCTAGACGCAACAACCTTTTAGTACGCGGAGTGGAAGAAGAAGAATTTGAGGATGAGGCAGTACTCTTAAGCAAGGTGAATCACGATATCTTTGACAAACTACTTGGCTCAAAGTGTAGCTCCATTGAGAGAATTCACCGTCTAGGAAAGAAAATACCTGGAAGAAGCCGTCCAGTCATCTTGAAAGTAGGAGACTTCAGGGACAAAACCAAAATACTGAAAAACTGCCGCAACCTCAAGGGGACACAATTCAGTATCAGCGAAGATTACTCTAAACGAGTAGTTGAAATCAGAAAACAACTATGGATTTCATCAGCGGATGAAAGAGCAAAGGGAGCAAAGGTTAAACTAATCATCGATAAATTGAAAGTAAACAACGTTCTCTATGGCTGGAATGAGGTTACCAACGAGCGATTCAGGTATGCTAGCCCAGGTATTACCAGCTCTGACTGA